The segment CGATGACACTGCCGGTTGGCCATCGATCACAGCGAGTGCTTTCGCGCCGAGCACCAGATTTTGGCCGGCTCGCGGGCCCGCACCCCAAGAAACATAATTGTTCACAAAGTCGTCGGCATCTTTCGATCCCGGGCGAGTCGCGCGGGCCAGGGCAACCGCATATTTGACGGCGTGTCGCGATACGGGAACTCGACGAACCAGATTTTGGAACGCCTGAATTTGCTCCAGCGTAAACACAGGTTCGACTTTGATGTCACGTGCATCTGTCGTCGAAAACACAATTTCTTCTTCCTGCTCGGCCGTCGGATACTCGACCCACAAGCTGAACATAAATCGGTCCAACTGTGCTTCCGGCAACGGATAGGTTCCTTCCTGCTCGATCGGGTTTTGCGTTGCGAAGACAACGAAGGGTTTTTCCAGACGATGCTGACGCCCCATGCTCGTGACGGTGTATTCCTGCATTGCTTCCAACAACGCCGACTGAGTCTTCGGTGGCGTTCGGTTGATTTCGTCAGCAAGAATCACGTTGCCGAAGATCGGCCCGCGAACAAACTTCATTTCCCGCTCGCCGGTCTCCGCGTTCTCCTGAAGTAGTTCCATGCCGATGATGTCTGACGGCATCAGGTCGGGAGTAAACTGAATTCGTTTGAACATCCAATTCAGTGATTCCGCAAGCGTTCGAACCAGCAACGTTTTCGCGAGTCCCGGCACACCGATGATCAACGTGTGCCCCTGGCAGAATACGGCCGCCAATGCCGGCCTTACAATTGAATCTTGGCCAACGATGACTTTGCCGATCTCCTGCCTTAATTTTTCATAGCCCTCACTGGCTTGCTTGAGTATTTCCAAATCGTCATCGCCCACCATAATTTTTCCGTTCGCATGATCTGACATTGCCTCAAAAAATCTCCACTAGGCGTTAATTTGGTTGGCTAATTTTCAGCCAAGTCGAATTGTTGTTACGGTTTCAGGTTGAAATCCCTGACCAGAATTTCGTGTAGCTCTTCTTCGCTTCCTGGCCGTCCGACGATAGAAGAAAACCCGGGTGACAACAGAACAGGGATCCGCTCGGCACCACTATCGGCGTAAGCGTTGACGTTTTTTTCGATTAGCTCGTCAATTGAAATGTCGGAGGCCAGAACCGATTCCAGATTGGCCGCGTCAACCATCTGTTTGGCCTTGGCCGTTGCCTCCGCGATCGGTCGCGGCGTTTTCGTTTCGAACAGCCACTTGTCAAACTCCAGAAATTTTTCTGGTTCGACTTTCCAGACACCCAACGCAAGACGGGCCAGTTTGCATGAATCCAGAAATCGCTTTTTCGTCTCGCCCCAATGCGGGTTGCAGTCTGAATTCAATGGCATTGGCAACATGACGACCGCGAACTGATCGGGATACTTCTCCATGCCCGAAAGCAAATAGTTGTGCGTGGCTCGGCAATGAGGGCAGCAATAATCAGCAAGTACCACAATGACGTTTTCAGAATTTGGATCGCCGATCACTGGCACTTTAGATGGAGTGACCTGAAACTTTCCGTCTAGCAGAACGATCTTTCGCAAGTCACCTTCGCCTTCAATCGAATCGTTCTCTCCAGCCGCCATTCTTTCAGCTTCAGGGCCTGAAAACTCACCGAAGTATTGGGCACCCACCAGGCCCACCAGCATGATGGACGCCAACATTGTCGGTAGCGCGATCTTCTTCGTGCCCACGTTTTTGATTGCTGAACCCAATAGCAGGACGCCAACGGCGCAACCCAAACCGTGTTCGGTCATGCACCATGGGCAGATGGCCTCCAAGTGAAAAACTTGCAATCCAACGAACCAGGCCGCGGACATGATCAGCACGATTCCCAGCGTAGTTACAGCCAACCACAGGGCTGAGCGTTGCGACACCGAAGCAAATGAGAAACCGGCTAGGGTTGCCAACACGCCGCCGTAAACGAGCGCG is part of the Mariniblastus fucicola genome and harbors:
- a CDS encoding AAA family ATPase; its protein translation is MSDHANGKIMVGDDDLEILKQASEGYEKLRQEIGKVIVGQDSIVRPALAAVFCQGHTLIIGVPGLAKTLLVRTLAESLNWMFKRIQFTPDLMPSDIIGMELLQENAETGEREMKFVRGPIFGNVILADEINRTPPKTQSALLEAMQEYTVTSMGRQHRLEKPFVVFATQNPIEQEGTYPLPEAQLDRFMFSLWVEYPTAEQEEEIVFSTTDARDIKVEPVFTLEQIQAFQNLVRRVPVSRHAVKYAVALARATRPGSKDADDFVNNYVSWGAGPRAGQNLVLGAKALAVIDGQPAVSSAHVREAAKWVLRHRILPNYNAAGEGIRDADIVDHVLKQTREPSYERSSSV
- a CDS encoding vitamin K epoxide reductase family protein; amino-acid sequence: MTGASILSSIDKVSNCGASPANAVYSNQANSWSSLNLNTSTSGPASDTSIDVPASWVRTTCLLLSTIALGVAVYLYSTSLAESGRPLGCGENSGCAEVLTSRWSQVFGIPVSIPAALVYGGVLATLAGFSFASVSQRSALWLAVTTLGIVLIMSAAWFVGLQVFHLEAICPWCMTEHGLGCAVGVLLLGSAIKNVGTKKIALPTMLASIMLVGLVGAQYFGEFSGPEAERMAAGENDSIEGEGDLRKIVLLDGKFQVTPSKVPVIGDPNSENVIVVLADYCCPHCRATHNYLLSGMEKYPDQFAVVMLPMPLNSDCNPHWGETKKRFLDSCKLARLALGVWKVEPEKFLEFDKWLFETKTPRPIAEATAKAKQMVDAANLESVLASDISIDELIEKNVNAYADSGAERIPVLLSPGFSSIVGRPGSEEELHEILVRDFNLKP